Proteins encoded in a region of the Acidobacteriota bacterium genome:
- a CDS encoding DUF4340 domain-containing protein, translating into MRPRTALLLFAAAAVASAVVLLWERRLPGTDERREQEGRLVPYLAVEDVSRIEIERPSGRLVLERAGEDWRLREPVDDRADSWEVEALLRDLIEAHVRTRVPAGEIKGGDEATGLGGAAPQVTLVAGSRRFVLRVGTVAAPGRVRYVRVAGDDRLAVVDEAVARAVERPAESLRDRDLFHFSTLDMKAIRVEKNGRTLFELAKRDSGRWWLTSPVEDEADQSTASRIAGALAALRAERFVDDPGADSVLAAPEWVVTIDHGSSEGPEVLAIGGARSGGEARYAKVTGRPAPFELRAEDLIEDLASGAEKLRSRLALDFVPYEVRSVTLERDGRRVVVERNAGEYEPARKWVCREPDGFDLAPEKVDPWLDGLSGIAIVRFVDDAGRAGAAFEEPLARIALTLGDRDGRSLELIVGGETDGGLFARRPDRPQPFVIEEKARSLLDAERLHRGPDGETGD; encoded by the coding sequence ATGAGGCCACGGACGGCACTCCTCCTGTTCGCGGCCGCCGCCGTGGCGTCGGCGGTCGTGCTCCTGTGGGAGCGCCGCCTGCCGGGCACCGACGAGCGGCGGGAACAGGAGGGTCGTCTCGTCCCGTACCTGGCGGTCGAGGATGTCTCCCGGATCGAGATCGAAAGGCCCTCGGGCCGGCTCGTGCTCGAGCGCGCCGGAGAAGACTGGCGCCTGCGGGAACCGGTGGATGACCGCGCGGACTCGTGGGAGGTGGAGGCGCTGCTCCGGGACCTGATCGAAGCGCACGTCCGGACCCGGGTGCCCGCGGGGGAGATTAAGGGAGGCGACGAGGCGACGGGGCTGGGCGGCGCCGCGCCCCAGGTGACGCTGGTCGCCGGCTCCCGGCGCTTCGTGCTCCGGGTCGGGACCGTGGCGGCCCCCGGCCGCGTGCGCTACGTGAGGGTTGCTGGGGACGACCGCCTCGCGGTCGTCGACGAAGCCGTGGCCAGGGCCGTGGAGCGGCCGGCGGAATCGCTGCGCGACCGGGACCTCTTCCACTTCTCGACCCTCGACATGAAGGCGATCAGGGTCGAAAAGAACGGTCGGACCCTCTTCGAGCTGGCCAAGCGGGACTCGGGGCGCTGGTGGCTCACGAGCCCCGTCGAGGACGAAGCGGACCAGAGCACCGCCTCCCGCATCGCCGGCGCGCTGGCGGCCCTGCGCGCCGAGCGGTTCGTCGACGACCCCGGCGCCGATTCCGTTCTCGCCGCCCCCGAGTGGGTCGTGACCATCGACCACGGATCGAGTGAAGGACCCGAGGTGCTCGCCATCGGCGGAGCGCGCTCGGGCGGGGAGGCGAGGTACGCGAAGGTGACCGGACGGCCGGCCCCCTTCGAACTCCGGGCGGAGGATCTGATCGAGGACCTCGCGTCGGGCGCAGAGAAGCTCCGCTCGCGGCTGGCCCTCGACTTCGTCCCCTACGAGGTCCGATCGGTCACGCTCGAAAGGGACGGCCGCAGGGTCGTCGTGGAGCGAAACGCCGGCGAGTACGAGCCTGCGCGGAAATGGGTCTGTCGCGAGCCGGACGGTTTCGACCTCGCCCCCGAAAAGGTCGATCCGTGGCTGGACGGCCTGTCGGGAATCGCCATCGTCCGCTTCGTCGACGATGCCGGGCGCGCCGGCGCGGCGTTCGAGGAACCGCTGGCGCGGATCGCGCTCACGCTCGGGGACCGCGACGGGAGGAGCCTCGAGCTGATCGTCGGCGGCGAGACGGATGGGGGCCTCTTCGCCCGGCGTCCCGACCGGCCGCAGCCGTTCGTGATCGAAGAGAAGGCCCGCAGTCTTCTCGACGCCGAACGGCTGCACCGCGGACCCGACGGCGAAACCGGCGACTGA